CGGGCAGTTGGTGAAAAAGAGTCGGAACGGATAAGATCCAAGCATGGACGGTGGTCGGCGAAAAGCCGTCACCTTTCGTCAGGGCGGCCGAGGTAGCGGTCGTCCAGACGCATGGGAACGACCGGCAGCGATCCCACGGCCGGCGGACGGTAGCCAAAAACGGTGTTCAGAAACCGTTGGGCGAGCCGGTACGTAGCCCCCCACAACAACTCCTTATGGCCATTCTTGCGATGGACGAAACAGGGCATGTCCCCATAAGGGATATCCGGTCCGCCGGTCATGGTGTCCTGCAATGAAATTCGGCAGCAGGCATAGTTGCCGGACTCGAACAGACTTGCCAAGGGGATGTGGACGATTTTTTCCACTTCCCAATTCGGGAAGAACAGGCGTTGGCGCGGCACCCACCCGACCAACGGGTATATGGTCCGCCGGAACATGACCAGCCGTTGGGCCGCCATGGGCCCCAGAAACCGGACGCCCAGCGGATTGAGCCGCATCTCCTCGAACCCTTCACGCAAGGCCGCGGCCAGCAGCAACGCCAGCTTTATCCAGTCTTTCTCACGATATCGCCGCCACCAGAATCCTTTGGGCCAGCGGGACAACGGGGGCGCCGGCAGCCGCAGCCATCGGGCCAGCAGATTATCGAGCACCGGCTGCACCCCGCCTCCCGGGCAGCACAGATCGCCGGGCTGGCGGACCAGCCGGGAGCGTTTATTGAGAATCAATACCGGCTTGCCGTCGGTTCCCGGCCCCAGCAGGAACAGTACCGCCGAGATCTTTTTCAAATCGCCGTTTTCGTTGAATGCGAAGGTTTTCGGCGGCTGACGGTCGAGCCGATCCTGGACAAAACGGGTAAAAGATGTCGTGGATGAAGGAATATCGAACAACGCTGTCTCCATTTTGCGATTCACGTTTGCCAACTTGTCCTGCTCAATCGCCGACGGCCGTTTCCGTCTGCCAATCCTTTCCGGGATGGAACGGCAGCACGACCAGGCGCTGGCCGGGGTGGATGACCGCATTGAGGGGGATGCGGTTCCAGATCAGCAGGGCCGCCAAAGGAACGTCGAATTTTTTGGCAATCCCCGAAAGGCTGTCGCCTTCCCGTACCAGATAAAGGCGGCGGTCGCGGACTTGGGCATCCGATGCCGCCAGGGCCAGCAGCCGCTTTTCAAATCCCGTTTCACCGTCCAAGGGAATGTTCAACCGGTGCGATCCGGCTGTCAGATAATATCCCCGGATGTGTGGATTCAGGTCTTTGATGGTCTTGAAAACGGTTCCCGCAGCCTCGGCGACCAGCCGCAGGGGGAATTCGTCAAGGGCATCGAACTGCACGGTCGCAAAGGCCAGCGGCGGGTAGAATTCATCCGGATCGAGAAAAATTCCGTAGTGTTGCGGACTTTCCACGATACACTTGATCGCCAGAATGCGAAAGACAAAGCGCTGGGTCTCCAACGGCAGATAGAGCCGATAGTACTCGGTGATGCCCTGCTCGAGGATCTCCGCCTCCAATCCCTCCTCGCCCATGTTGTAAGCCGCCAGGGCAAGGCTCCAGGAGCCGAAACGGCCGTGCAGTTCCTTCAGATAGGCCACTGCTGCCGGTGTGCTCAGGTAAAAACTGCGCCGCTCGTCAACCTGGTTGTCGACCGTCAGCCCATATTTTCTGGCGGTTTGCGGCATCAGTTGCCAGACCCCCATGGCGCCTTTGGGTGATCCGGCATGATTCCGCAGGGCACTTTCGGCAATGGCCAGATACTTGATATCCCCCGGAAGCCCGTTTTCGGCCAGCACCTGTTCGATATAAGGAAAAAAGCGGGTCGTACGTTTCAACCAGAGAATGACCTGGTACTGATTGCCCAAGGATACCAGCATCTCCTTTTCGAACCGCTCCTTGTTTCGAGGATCGCTCAAGGGGACCGGCTCATTGCAAAGCGACAGGGGCGAATCGATTCGCAGCGCACGGATCAGGTCGCCCGAGGCTGGTTCTGCCGCATTTGCCGCCGCAATCCCCATGAAATAAATGCCGATCATGCAAAGGCCCAGCAACTGCCAGCTGAAAACATTTTTGGTCATTTGTCACCGTCGTTCATCGGGAAAATGAGTATAACGGGTCCGGTTTTCCACACTGCTGAACCCTACCATAAGCAGTCCGATCAATTTGTCACTTGCCAAGTTCCGGCCGTCTTTTTATAGTCTCGCAAATAGCCTCTGGCCGATCTTACGGAGTTTTTACAGATGCACCGGACATCCAAACTCAACCTGCGGTTCGCCGATCGCATCGGCATCGTTGCCGATATCTCCAGACGCGTCGCCCAACTTTCCGTCAATATCGTCTCCATGGAGGTCCAGCGCAAACGGGAAATGGCCGATGTGTACCTGGAGGTGGATGCACTTCACCGGGGAATATCGGATCAAGACGTCCTGAAAACCCTTTCCGGTCTCGATGGCCTGCAATCGATTCGCCTGATCGATACCATGCCGAACGAAAACCGCCAGAACACGTTTCGTACGGTTCTGGACAATGTCAGCGACGGCATCGTCTCCATTGACGCCAAAGGAAAAATCACCACCATCAACCGATTGGCGCGCACCATCTACAATTGCCGGGACCGCAATCCGGTCGGAAAGCGGATCGACGAAACGCCCATCATGGACGATGCGCTTATTTCCTGCCTCGAGGGCAAGACGATTTCGCGCCTGCGGCACAGCGTCGATACAGCCAAGGGCCGCTTCCAGTTTTTTATCAGTGCACGCCCCATTGTGGATGCCTCCGGACGGATCACCGGAGCCGTGAAAATCATGAAAGACATGCGGGAAATTAAAGCGCTGGTCGAAGAGGCCGCGCAGCCGGAGAGCATCTCTTTCGAAACCGTTGTCGGGAATTCACCGGTGGTCAAGGAAGCCATCGCCTTCGCCCGCAAGATCGCTCCCACCACCGCCATCGTTTACATTCGCGGCCAAAGCGGCA
This window of the uncultured Desulfosarcina sp. genome carries:
- a CDS encoding transglycosylase SLT domain-containing protein, encoding MTKNVFSWQLLGLCMIGIYFMGIAAANAAEPASGDLIRALRIDSPLSLCNEPVPLSDPRNKERFEKEMLVSLGNQYQVILWLKRTTRFFPYIEQVLAENGLPGDIKYLAIAESALRNHAGSPKGAMGVWQLMPQTARKYGLTVDNQVDERRSFYLSTPAAVAYLKELHGRFGSWSLALAAYNMGEEGLEAEILEQGITEYYRLYLPLETQRFVFRILAIKCIVESPQHYGIFLDPDEFYPPLAFATVQFDALDEFPLRLVAEAAGTVFKTIKDLNPHIRGYYLTAGSHRLNIPLDGETGFEKRLLALAASDAQVRDRRLYLVREGDSLSGIAKKFDVPLAALLIWNRIPLNAVIHPGQRLVVLPFHPGKDWQTETAVGD